The following nucleotide sequence is from Salvia miltiorrhiza cultivar Shanhuang (shh) chromosome 7, IMPLAD_Smil_shh, whole genome shotgun sequence.
AGCTACTGGAGAGTTTATCAATCTTCGATTATTAATTTATGGAGTcgtataattattaatatgagtttttctttccaatttttcccccaatttttttctcgtctcttcttttttatttcgatttttttctaaacatcattaaattaattcatgaaaaaatatactcacatattttaaatttaaattggtGACAAAATCttaaatatgatataaaaatcatcaaaaataaataaattataaattttttaaaatttaacatattttattttctctatcttcattcaaattctaaaaatattattttctctttgatttcttttttatattaattttatttcttatatttttattagatatcagtttttaatttattttatttatatttatttttattataataatattaatacaaCTAAGACGAGTGAGATGAATTATATTCCTTCATTTTAAGActctttaattataaaaaaaaaagatagaattTATATCAAttggatttatttttaaaatatattttgtatttacttatatttaatatttatatttatttatttactactaTAATTAAGATTTAATAGGACCGATGTACCACGCGCATCAGAATAGACTGGAGTGTGCGTCCATTCTTTTACGTATACATGCGTTATTTTTAAGGAAAGACAGAATgtctattcttcttcttctgttttGCTCAAAACCATTTCTTTTTTTAGTTTCTGCTCAAAACCAATTTCAATAACGAATATACTACAAAAGTCCAAATTGCTCGAACGTCCTTGATAAAAATTCCCAAATCTCAATCACGAAATCCACACAAAAATCTGCATTACCCGTTAATATTGGGCAATAATGCGTCGCTTTGATGCAAAAATATGAAGTCATTATTTGCAACTCACAACTATAAAATGTTGTGTTGATTAACGGTAAATAATGATACCATCATTGAAGGTCAGCATATGTAGCCATCCAGTTTAGATTCTTTTTCAAAACCATTTTATCCTTACACTATTTTGCATCTGAAAACCTATGCGTTGCAGCAAAATATTACAGATTTTTCACGAATGAgaactgaaaatttgatttgGGTTACCAAGTTCTGCTCAAGTGACTCAGTTTTCACTCCATTCACACTACAATTGTTTCTAATTTACAACCTCTGCCTTCAACAAGTTGGTTTCAGTAAGGCTGATGACTCTCATTTGCTCAAAGCCAAGACTGATCTTAGTTTTATATACTTCTCAGCCTCCTCACTTCGACCCGAACGAGTGAGAAGGCCGATGATGCTACTGTAGTGTTCTTCCGCTGCTGTAATTTTGTATCTTCGAGTCATTAGAGTAAAGAAGCTCGTTGCATCATCAGCAAATCCACCCTGCTCACAAGCACGTAGGACCGCTTTAAAAGTGAACTCATTGGGAGAAAAACCATTTGACATCATCTTCTTGAAAACATGTACAGCTTCTTCATATTGACCACTGCACCCATACGCCTCAATGATGGCAGTCCAAGTCATCGACCCTTTAACAGGAACCCCCTCAAAAGCCAACTTTGCCTTCTCAATCGCTCCCCACTTCCCATACATGCGAACAATTTCAGCAGCAACACGAGGCACAGACGCTAAGTCTTTCTTCAGAGCTTGCCCGTGGACTTCCATCCCGTGTTTTTGAACCTTGAGCTGGCTACAGACGCTCATTATTCTTGCTATTGTGACAGAGTCTGGCCTGTGCGCAGATAATTGCATTAATCGGAAAATATCAATTGCTTTGTACAGGCATTGACATTCTATATAGCTCTCCATCATGGCAGTCCAAGCAATCACATTCTTCCTCTCCATGTTAGAGAACACTCTCAAGCAATAGTCCAAAATTCCACACTTGGAGTACATCATCATCAGAGATGTAGCGATGGATACTCCTTGCCCAAATCCATTCTTAATTGAATAAGAGTGAATTTCTTTCCCTTGCTTCAATGCCCTCAATTTTCCACAAACTGGAAGAACTGTAGCGATTGTGACAAGATCGGGTTTGAAGCCTTCTTGTTGCATCCAAATAATAGATCTCAATGCCTGCTCAAGCCTCCCGTTTGCAACATAACCAGATAGAAGAGCAGTCCAAGAAATGGTGCTTCTCTCATTCGATCCATAAAATACCTTTCTTCCTGAAACCATATCTCCACATTTGCAATACATATCGATCAGTCCAGACTGAATAAACGAGTGCTTTGAGTAATCCATGGTCTTAATCACGTAGGCGTGAACCTCCTGTCCTATCTTTCTAGCAAACACTTCTCCTATTACTGGAAGAATGCTAGTCAAAATAACAGAGTTGGCTCTAGTGCCATCCTCCGCCATCCACCTTGTGTAATGCAATGCCTCTCTCTGCAACCTATTATGAGCAAAACCCGCTATCATTGTTCCCCACAGAACGGCATCCCTCTCCTCGATTTCCTCAAACAGACTACATGCCAGCTTgatcttgccgcacttgaaatACATATCAATCAAACTAGTCCTAAGTATAAGGCTTCCGAATAGACCATTCTTGATCAATAATCCATGAGTCTTTAACCCTTGACGTAGTGCTCGATTCCCTCCCAAACTCTTGATCAAACAAGAGAAGCTATAAACGTTCAATTCCACACCAGCAGCCCGCATTTCAGAGAACGAAGCCAACACTTCACGATGATTGCGCCGCCCCAACACTACGTTACCCCTGAGCAGTGCATTCCAAGGATACACACTAGAAACGGTCATAGCTCCAAACACCTTCTTCGCATCCTCAACGGAGCCACAACCAGCATACATGTGCACTAGCCTCGTTTGCAAGAATTCATTCCCCTCGAGGCCATTTATTCTAATGTGTACATGCACTCGTCTTGCTGCCTCAATGGATTTCACCCTCAGGCAAGCAGCAATGAGTGCGGAAAACGTCGTGACATTGGTGGGGATGCCACGACGGTCCATATAGTCTAACATACCAAGAGCTTCTTCGAGCTTGTCCTCTTTGGCAAGTTTCTGGATGTCTCTGTAAACGATATGCGGATTTTTGCTGTGAAGAGGTATAAAGCTTTGGCGGGCACTCTTTTTATGGAATTTTTTCCGTCTCTTTCTCCCGTCTGGAAGTTGAAAAATcggtgctgctgctgctgtgatTTTGAAAGaagcattgttattatgattgCTGAAGTAGAGTTTCTTCAAAGGAGTTCGAAGAAAAGGATGAGGTTTAGGGGTGAGGTTGTAACTGCTCAGCCCCTCCATCGCTCTTCAACAATTCATCTGCAAAAACAATAAATCAAGAGTTGATAAAATTACAAGAAAGATAATGAAATTCATATATCATTATTTATCATTGTACATTTCAGTAATTTTTGGTTCGCTATTATTAGAAACAGAatttgaagagaaagatgatGCAGAAAATATCGTTTCAGCAGCAGTAATGATTGAGGCATTTTACCAAACAAGTTATACGCAACGACAGTGTCTCAAAAACTGATGGAATTACCAGAATTTGAAGGCGCGATGGTTTGAGGGCGGCTGACAGTGAATGGGGATTGGGTTGGAGTGCTACTGTATGGTTGTTGGAGGAAGAAAGCTCCGAGACGAGATAATTCAATTTtcaatatttgataaataaTGCCAATTTGGCAGTCTCAGCTTTAAATAAACCAAACTTTGTTTTTTCCTCAAAATTggataaataaaagaattaatttcgtgtatttttatttataaagatTTTCTTCCTTTTTATAGCTTTCCCTCCATAAACCCTAATCAAAGCCCTAAAATCTTCAATAAACCCAaccgccgcctccgcctccgcctccaccTTGTATTGCGAAGAGTTTATTGATATTCTTAGAGATGAAGATATCGGGGCGCGTGGTGTCCACAAAGCCTATCTCGCTGTCTCGAGCGGCAAAGCTCATCTCCCGCTTCGCCGCCGTGGAGAACGGCTCCTCCCCTGCTGTTTCCCTCTACTTGCAGCGAACCTCCAATGCGTTCAACCTCCTTGTCCAGTCCCAGGACAAGCGCTCCAAGACGAAGAGTGCCATGAGTTTGGACTCCAAGGAGAATATCAACGACGTGAAATCTGATGGAGACGCCCcgcccaagaagaagaagaagaggaagagcgGTGAGGCGGAGAAGAAGAGCGGCAGTAAAAAGAGCAGAGACGAAGCGCTTGATTCTTGAGCTGATTGTAAAAGACTAGCTATGTAACAAAGATTTATTGGGCTGTTGAACGTGCTCATTCTTCGTCTCAAAAAGAGGTTTTCTTGCTCGTTCACATTCATCATTCTTGTTGCTCATAATTATTAGCATACcatttgtataaaatatttgaacatTCTTCTGATCAAAATTCTTACTTTGCATATTGAGTATTTTCAATGGAATAAAAATCaatgaaaattatatataaataatcaagAGCTTTGGAAATTCCAAAGTTTAAACcaaaaatttcaatccatctaAAGTAAAGGCAATATGAATAAACTCTAAGAATGGAGgacttcttttttcttttcactaTGTAGCATATATCTAATCTAAAGCTTCTTCCTTTGCATAGATGTTTCTTATAGATGTAATATTTCAGGTTATTACTTATTTATATAAGTTGAGTAAACATTGGTAACATTATTGTCTAATCTCTTTCCTAATAAGTACTGATACATCGATCATACTTGAATCAACAGATATGCCTTTTATGTCCCAATTTTAGTGTTTCTACTATGTTTCTAAAAGTTACTAATAAATTACAAATTGATACACCATTTTCCCAACATTTTTACCACATGAGAAATTCATTGTATTTAAATATATGCATTTCTACGTCAGATGGAAATCGAATCTGGATAAAATTGTCAAAGTATATGTGCCCCACAGTTTTTTCAGGACAAAACAAGTTTCTACAGCAAGAACTAGTATAGAGGGAAATATTTACATGAACAGATTGCAAAATGTTGTGATCATTTCCTCTTTTTGTCATCTGGCTTGACAATCTGAACAGGAGCTGCAGGTATCCTGATCCACCATTCCTTCAACCGTCTCATCCCTCGTTCACTATCTTCCCTTCTCAATGGCATATATCTCGTGAAATACTCCAGAAaacccatcaacatcacatATTTCACTGGCACAAATATAAGTCCCAAAGCCATTGCAAACAACAGCAGAGTCAGCTTATCCGTTGCCTGCCAATCATTGACAAACTTATTTACAATGCTGCAATCCCGGTTCTTCAGGAAACATAACAACAAACTTGGACCAAGCCGtaagtaatttaaaatatttttacatgtTAAAGGGGACTTCTGTTTTGGATTTTTGAGCTGATTTTTAACACGAGGGATGTGATCAATACTTGGAATATTGCCTCTTCTTCCGCACACAGATGAAGAAATAAAACTACAAACTATTTAGAACAAAAGTCGTCTAACACCACAGTAGGAACTCTTAGGAAACATGTTATCAAGGTTTAACAAGTATCTCATTTGGTCATTTAACATCTGCAGCAAAAATATCTCACATTAAAAGAAAAGATATATAAGCATTTGTTCTGCATTTTTCTTCTTAAATGATTTCTACATAGACAGTCAAAgttttctttctacatccaaactAAGGATTTGGTAAGCTCCATTATTTTCTTAGTGTCACTGAAATCAAATTCTGAGGAGGAAACTGCCATTTAAATTTGAGGGATCTTTACTTGGTAATGGCAGAAACACATATTTAAATTGGGACCACTGCATTAAATAGTAATGATTTGGATCCAACTTAAAGAGGATAGATGGCTGTGAGTGGAAACAGCAGAAATGGTATTCCAGAGAAACTAAAGGGTTAATCAAACACATATTTCCTGGTTTAAATGGTGAGACAGAAATGACaatatttaacaaaataaaGCCTTGGTATGATCTTTACCAATCAACCCGAATATTTCTATAATCAAGGATGATAATAAACTTAACAGACAATACCAACATTATGAACCAAAAGCACCCGTAACACTAGGTCATATCATACGAGATGAAGACTCAAGACACTGAACTGAAATGGCTGTGATTATTGTATTACTAGTTAAGCAAATAGAATAATAACATTATGTAACCACACATTTACACTGTATGTTATTTTATTACGGCAAGAGCTGAGAACAATACTTTTctacagaaaaaaaaatggtacaAGAACAGGTATTTGTTAAATCATCAATTGGTATAGGGAAGATagaataaaattagaacagaatGTAATACGTATAAGGGTAATACCTGTGGTGCAACAGAAAAAAGCAGTGCTCGTATTTTTAGAAGAGCAACATTGCCACTTTGGATGAACGACTCAAGTTGAGTTATTGCTTCTTGTAATAGTATCAGCTGCTCCACTGCATTCTTACTAGGTGGAGCTACAATTTTGAATGCCTCCAGTTGTCTTCTTCTCCAAACATACTTGCGCCATAGCATCACAAGTGCCAAAAATACAAAAACCGATGGTACTATATACTTGATCCAACCCCTGAAAGTTGTAGTGTGCCTTTTTAGATAATACATACAGTTATAACGTACAATGTGACTCTTTTATATGCTACATAAATGGGGTTCAAATAAGACCATGAAGCAGACATGCTGATAATTGATCAGTTGGCAAAAGCTAAACCAGGTTAATAGGTTTTATTTTGCAATTTAAACATTTTTGACAGCCTGTAGCTCAAAGTGCCATGATCTTGTGGAGTTCATAAAGTAAGAGTAGCGCAGCAGTGTAAGAGAAAGATATGATATTGTTTCTTACCTAACTATCATATAGCTAAATAATACCACAAACGCCACTGACTTGTAGGGATCGGTCCAGGATGCCAAACGTTCAATCCGGCTATATATCTCAATAACTGGGAAAAGCAACTCCTACAGACAAAAGGGTATCATTTATCAGGAGAAaagcaaggaaaaagatatatataataACCCAAGCACATTATTCACTTTAATGACCGAACAAAGTCATATAATCTAATAAAATGACCTCTATTGGTGACATTCTCTAAGTAAGAGGAAATATGATCtcatattttcatcatatacatAATAATCACTGTTAAACTTCTTTTGTGAACTGTGTCATCAGTTATACACACAAGCAGTAAGAAACGGGTGGAATTTAGGCAGCATTTACTGTCTGGGGGGCATTTGCCAGAATCTTCTCTTCAATTTTCCCTTGTACTTACTTTCCATACTTCACATGTTCATGCACCAAAATTTGATATAACTTCTCACAAAAATCTTTTTAGGAACACTATGAATAGTGTCTCatttaaaatagaaatacaGCTTTCGAAATAACCATTCCTAGGAAGTAGACACTGATGATAAGACTTCTTAATCAATACCTTCCCAATAAAGCAGAAACATAAAGTACCAAATTTTAATCATCTAGAAGACCAAGTTAACTTACGGAGGCGATTAATTAGCCAATCAAAGGAGCATAATTGATTtaaaatacacaattaatagCTCACAGAATCATACACATTATATAACCCCTAAATCTACCAGCTTAAGGATAGAACGGTTCACTTATATGCTTAAACTTGCATGAAGAAAAAAGTAAGGAACCAAGAATGCAACTGGCAAAGCATGTAATAAGGGAACCTTCATCACTGCTACATTGGTATCAATCCCTTCAACTTTCACTTGATCAACAGTTGCTTGAGCAGCTTCAGCCTTTCCAGTGTCCTGTTCCAACTGCTTCACGACAGCTTCTAGAGGATTTGCTTCACCAACACGAAGATTCCCAGCGAGATAAGTTGCTTCTACATTTACTTCTCCCTCTTTCAGTGAAACAACTTTTAGTCGAATAAGTGTCAGAAGTGCAACAGGGAATATGTGCCGTCTATTTGCATTTGGAGAAATAGAAACCTCTTGTTGGCCAGCACTAGGAGTTATGAGGGCCATTTGACTCGCTAGAGTTTCCATTATCATATCTCCACCAGGAAGACTTTCGGCCAAGTTAAAACACAACAGAGTTTTGTAATTGGACGATGAGACGCGGAAGGCCTCTCTAACTGCATGAAACCGAAAAATTCCAAGAATCGCCCGAGCAAGCACTTCTGATTGCTGATTTccttttaaattatatttcctATTGAACCTGTGGGCACGCAGAATCTCCAGACTGATATCTAACCAATAGTCTCTCCTCGAGCAACCTTTAAATTCAGGAAATTCCAGATAGACGGGCTCTGCTCTATACCAAAACTAGAGTCAATACTCGCAAGATAATTATATTGTTTGAGATTGCATGTATAAATGAGCTAGAGACCATACGTGGTTGTTGACTTGTACATAACAGCTTTATCAAAGAGACGAGCACCCAAGGGTCCAGTTAATTCAGGCTTTACAACTTGTTTCATGTCAGTAGCTAGATCATATTTCACAGCTTTGTCATATAAACCAACGCCGGGCTCAAAGTAAAGAGCATAGCTTGTCAATGTCAACCGCCCTGAAATGGTCAAACAAGATGCATAACCAGTACAAGATAATGGGAAAATGGTGAAACTTGAAAGATCAAAACTAGACCAGACCAAATAATTATACACAACAGCAAATCACAGAGCAAAtctttaaaattgtgaaaccATTTAATAATTACTTAATTTTCAAAGTTGATACATTCAGCTATTCATTAATTAGTGAGCATAATCATGTTAAGACGTATCAGAGGAAATAGA
It contains:
- the LOC130993226 gene encoding pentatricopeptide repeat-containing protein At1g71460, chloroplastic; the encoded protein is MEGLSSYNLTPKPHPFLRTPLKKLYFSNHNNNASFKITAAAAPIFQLPDGRKRRKKFHKKSARQSFIPLHSKNPHIVYRDIQKLAKEDKLEEALGMLDYMDRRGIPTNVTTFSALIAACLRVKSIEAARRVHVHIRINGLEGNEFLQTRLVHMYAGCGSVEDAKKVFGAMTVSSVYPWNALLRGNVVLGRRNHREVLASFSEMRAAGVELNVYSFSCLIKSLGGNRALRQGLKTHGLLIKNGLFGSLILRTSLIDMYFKCGKIKLACSLFEEIEERDAVLWGTMIAGFAHNRLQREALHYTRWMAEDGTRANSVILTSILPVIGEVFARKIGQEVHAYVIKTMDYSKHSFIQSGLIDMYCKCGDMVSGRKVFYGSNERSTISWTALLSGYVANGRLEQALRSIIWMQQEGFKPDLVTIATVLPVCGKLRALKQGKEIHSYSIKNGFGQGVSIATSLMMMYSKCGILDYCLRVFSNMERKNVIAWTAMMESYIECQCLYKAIDIFRLMQLSAHRPDSVTIARIMSVCSQLKVQKHGMEVHGQALKKDLASVPRVAAEIVRMYGKWGAIEKAKLAFEGVPVKGSMTWTAIIEAYGCSGQYEEAVHVFKKMMSNGFSPNEFTFKAVLRACEQGGFADDATSFFTLMTRRYKITAAEEHYSSIIGLLTRSGRSEEAEKYIKLRSVLALSK
- the LOC130993248 gene encoding uncharacterized protein LOC130993248, translating into MKISGRVVSTKPISLSRAAKLISRFAAVENGSSPAVSLYLQRTSNAFNLLVQSQDKRSKTKSAMSLDSKENINDVKSDGDAPPKKKKKRKSGEAEKKSGSKKSRDEALDS
- the LOC130993225 gene encoding uncharacterized protein LOC130993225 — its product is METDNAEPAARNDSLWLLKSIFSKKSSADGGADAAAKNPPNNNPPLPFLSPHANSVVARCSKILGISTKELQALFDVELPDNLRQPPSYARNFLEFCSYKALHLAITKPNYLTDKEFCRLTFDMMIAWEDPGVDSNLIDDETASCSNQDVESEDGWSLFYSNSTKMAVQVDDKKTVGPEAFARIAPACPVIADVTTVHNLFDVLISASGPRLHFLIYDKYLRSLEKVAKSAQNALGPQVIASLSLADDEIIIDVDGTVPTQPVLQHIGMSAWPGRLTLTSYALYFEPGVGLYDKAVKYDLATDMKQVVKPELTGPLGARLFDKAVMYKSTTTAEPVYLEFPEFKGCSRRDYWLDISLEILRAHRFNRKYNLKGNQQSEVLARAILGIFRFHAVREAFRVSSSNYKTLLCFNLAESLPGGDMIMETLASQMALITPSAGQQEVSISPNANRRHIFPVALLTLIRLKVVSLKEGEVNVEATYLAGNLRVGEANPLEAVVKQLEQDTGKAEAAQATVDQVKVEGIDTNVAVMKELLFPVIEIYSRIERLASWTDPYKSVAFVVLFSYMIVRGWIKYIVPSVFVFLALVMLWRKYVWRRRQLEAFKIVAPPSKNAVEQLILLQEAITQLESFIQSGNVALLKIRALLFSVAPQATDKLTLLLFAMALGLIFVPVKYVMLMGFLEYFTRYMPLRREDSERGMRRLKEWWIRIPAAPVQIVKPDDKKRK